One region of Tachysurus vachellii isolate PV-2020 chromosome 11, HZAU_Pvac_v1, whole genome shotgun sequence genomic DNA includes:
- the si:dkey-72l14.3 gene encoding glyco_hydro_56 domain-containing protein, whose amino-acid sequence MWMRISVTSMDNKRSSKPLFPLLLLLFVSCPCLSGPARSPLLPGQPFLIFWAVPNKDCLGRPDPAAFGMEWEGRVAEFYEDSLGLYPYFSAEGEPVNGGLPQQTSLDRHLRKVEGDLTATLPEAGAPGLGVLRWKEWEPQWSRNRGTQRRYLETSRALLRVFFPGWSADEVEKWAQVDFEAAAQFILMETLRELKRLRPQRLWGMASYPSCYNSDPTHMLLPNYTGRCPAAEMALNDELIWLWKQSDALYPVLALENLPEGTNGSWLYASNQIREALRVAALAGTTSELPVFPLVKSMYTSSSSFLSEANLVNTVGESAALGAAGVIIWDRFHTTKTQRLCSDLTSYVREVLGPYAVNVTMAAHLCSMSLCKGLGRCIRKKPEDPVYLHLPPANFLLLHQGAEGIRATGQLPQSYLDGWRRDFHCHWFEALEGEAADQETVGIETGGQRLLTTVKPPNTVVHTLWAVGQSEGNESTLGQSEEAVAPTTPAGEEPAKSVCPDHFVTIILLCVLSFFSLTNF is encoded by the exons ATGTGGATGAGGATCTCAGTCACCTCCATGGATAATAAAAGATCCTCCAAACCTCTTTTCCCTCTCCTTCTGCTCCTGTTTGTCTCTTGTCCTTGTCTCAGTGGGCCAGCCCGCTCTCCTCTCCTGCCTGGACagcccttcctgattttttggGCTGTACCAAACAAGGACTGTCTTGGTCGCCCTGACCCGGCAGCTTTTGGGATGGAGTGGGAGGGACGTGTGGCTGAATTTTATGAGGACTCACTGGGACTGTACCCATATTTCAGTGCAGAGGGAGAGCCTGTGAATGGTGGCTTGCCCCAGCAAACCAGCCTGGACCGCCACCTTCGGAAAGTAGAAGGAGACCTCACAGCAACTTTGCCAGAGGCTGGGGCGCCTGGCCTTGGGGTGCTGAGGTGGAAGGAGTGGGAGCCACAGTGGAGCAGAAATCGGGGGACTCAGCGAAGGTATTTGGAAACATCGCGAGCATTGCTTCGTGTTTTTTTCCCAGGCTGGAGTGCAGATGAAGTGGAGAAATGGGCTCAG GTGGACTTTGAAGCAGCAGCCCAATTCATTCTCATGGAGACCTTGAGAGAGCTAAAGAGGCTTCGCCCACAGAGACTATGGGGTATGGCTTCGTACCCAAGCTGCTACAACTCTGATCCCACACACATGCTGCTACCTAATTACACAGGCCGCTGCCCGGCTGCAGAGATGGCACTAAATGATGAGCTCATTTGGTTATGGAAGCAAAGTGATGCACTTTACCCGGTCCTTGCACTGGAGAATCTCCCTGAAGGAACCAATGGTTCGTGGCTGTATGCATCCAATCAGATCAGAGAGGCATTAAGAGTGGCCGCTCTAGCAGGGACAACATCTGAACTTCCTGTTTTTCCACTGGTCAAGAGTATGTACACCTCCTCCAGTAGCTTTCTCTCTGAG GCGAATTTGGTGAATACTGTAGGAGAGAGTGCTGCTCTGGGTGCAGCGGGAGTCATTATCTGGGACAGATTCCATACGACTAAAACACAG AGGTTGTGTTCAGATCTTACCTCTTATGTGCGAGAGGTGCTTGGCCCCTATGCTGTCAACGTAACCATGGCTGCACATCTGTGCAGCATGTCACTTTGCAAGGGCCTTGGCCGCTGCATACGCAAGAAACCAGAGGACCCTGTGTACCTGCACCTTCCTCCTGCCAACTTCCTGCTGCTGCACCAAGGAGCAGAAGGGATCAGGGCAACAGGGCAACTCCCCCAGAGTTACCTGGATGGGTGGAGACGTGACTTTCACTGCCACTGGTTTGAGGCACTGGAAGGAGAAGCTGCTGATCAGGAGACAGTTGGGATTGAGACTGGTGGCCAGAGGTTATTGACCACAGTAAAGCCACCTAATACAGTTGTTCATACTCTGTGGGCAGTTGGCCAGAGTGAAGGGAATGAGTCCACACTTGGGCAAAGTGAGGAGGCAGTGGCTCCTACGACACCTGCTGGAGAAGAACCAGCAAAAAGTGTCTGCCCCGACCACTTTGTGACAATAATTCTTCTCTGCGTTCTGTCATTCTTCAGTCTGACAAATTTCTAA
- the borcs6 gene encoding BLOC-1 related complex subunit 6, protein MSHSSGIGYSEQEEADGTDTPYSPEPCYWTAANGSVSQLQQCGDGVACLEQDKQEGPPETHTHLAHSMVPACRQIHTNSATHLITHACGDGPSHTDKHTTHLQPVTKDSLYMETANTPHAQIKDGGRGAEEMVRNQNDESDGEEIESSEESQKTADITVQPVKETATEDSTTLQTPPTEPVNCNSSDDGHSSASTPPDHAPPLVPAPPSSSVAPGVLPAPDDWPRPAHVMAEVRVRSAPGRERVVRGMQDSKSLDGISEACGGGTRATAGEGRRATISSALELEGTVSRDGDLTHFIAKNLEQKIKMSSRPSLDTDSDCSGPVVRGRGSLRRPADIPPIDPTVLLDLHKHTQEVAHTVEMMLRSLNGTIQNMTALSVGYIQTYRDSVDSLGESVDMSIKGMYTLMARCEELDRSMQPIQTLAAQIRDIKRTLDALEAICK, encoded by the exons ATGAGCCACTCCTCTGGGATTGGCTACAGTGAGCAGGAGGAGGCCGATGGGACGGACACTCCTTACTCTCCAGAACCCTGCTATTGGACAGCCGCTAATGGCTCTGTCTCTCAGCTGCAGCAGTGTGGGGATGGAGTAGCTTGCCTGGAGCAAGACAAACAGGAAGGACCTCctgagactcacacacacctggcccACAGCATGGTCCCTGCAtgcagacaaatacacacaaactcagcaACTCATCTCATCACACATGCCTGTGGAGATGgcccctcacacacagacaagcacacaaCTCACTTACAACCAGTAACCAAAGACAGTCTGTACATGGAAACCGCTAACACGCCACACGCACAAATAAAAGATGGGGGTAGAGGAGCAGAGGAGATGGTCAGAAACCAGAACGATGAAAGCGATGGTGAGGAAATTGAAAGTAGTGAAGAGAGTCAGAAGACAGCAGACATTACTGTGCAg CCAGTAAAAGAGACAGCCACAGAAGACTCAACCACTTTGCAAACCCCACCAACCGAACCAGTCAACTGTAATTCTTCCGATGATGGGCATTCGTCTGCTTCCACGCCACCCGACCACGCTCCACCTCTGGTCCCAGCTCCTCCCTCAAGCTCAGTCGCTCCTGGTGTGCTGCCAGCACCTGATGATTGGCCACGCCCGGCTCACGTGATGGCAGAGGTACGGGTGCGTTCTGCTCCTGGACGGGAGCGGGTGGTGCGGGGAATGCAGGACAGTAAGAGTCTGGACGGCATCAGCGAGGCGTGTGGAGGCGGCACGCGGGCCACGGCAGGCGAGGGCCGCAGGGCTACTATCTCCAGCGCTTTGGAACTGGAAGGCACAGTGAGCCGTGACGGAGATCTCACCCACTTCATTGCCAAGAACTTGGAGCAGAAAATCAAAATGAGTTCACGCCCAAGCCTTGACACTGACT ctGACTGCTCTGGCCCAGTGGTGCGTGGTCGTGGTTCATTGCGTCGGCCAGCTGACATCCCACCCATAGACCCCACTGTGCTGCTGgacctgcacaaacacacacaggaggttGCACATACCGTGGAGATGATGCTTCGCAGCCTCAATGGAACCATCCAGAAT ATGACCGCATTGAGCGTGGGTTATATTCAAACATATCGAGACTCTGTGGACAGTTTGGGGGAATCAGTAGATATGAGCATAAAG GGAATGTACACGCTGATGGCACGTTGTGAGGAACTGGATCGCTCCATGCAGCCCATCCAGACGCTCGCAGCTCAAATCAGAGACATCAAACGTACGCTGGACGCTCTGGAAGCCATCTGCAAGTAA